From one Nodosilinea sp. FACHB-141 genomic stretch:
- a CDS encoding DUF1517 domain-containing protein translates to MQVSSSFKRLWWMIAATTVMIAMVVYLGVVPVVKNHHLSLGAIEERLSQGFVPSGTIREQAVSGGMSRGGSFSRPSAPAPSAPRSLPSYGGGGYGGSYGGGYGGGYGGGYGGGYGYRSAPGPVIVPYPTYAPAPVYVGTGGGGGGGGFLIVIVVVGFIVLPIAFNYLQGGSRRFDGSAATGSQSELLNDIVTVTRLQIVLLAGARDLQRDLDRIAVNADLTTPAGLASQLRETVLALLRHPDYWTHVRAESQTVSRRERASELFERLSIQERSKFTVETLVNVGGEVQRRTMPGGPSGDVASHIVVTLLLGTADDRPLFGTVNSVTDLKAVLQRLGSISPAYLLVYELLWTPQDPTDSLSGDELLANYPDLVTL, encoded by the coding sequence ATGCAGGTGAGCTCTAGCTTTAAGCGGCTTTGGTGGATGATTGCTGCCACTACCGTCATGATTGCGATGGTGGTCTATCTAGGGGTAGTGCCGGTGGTTAAAAACCATCACCTTTCCCTAGGGGCGATCGAAGAGCGGCTTAGCCAGGGCTTTGTGCCGTCAGGGACGATTAGAGAACAGGCTGTCAGCGGCGGCATGAGCCGGGGTGGCTCCTTTAGTCGCCCCTCTGCGCCCGCACCCTCGGCTCCACGCAGTTTGCCTAGCTATGGCGGCGGTGGCTATGGCGGCAGTTACGGTGGTGGGTATGGTGGAGGCTACGGCGGTGGCTACGGTGGTGGCTACGGCTATCGCTCGGCTCCGGGGCCGGTGATTGTGCCTTACCCCACCTACGCTCCGGCTCCGGTGTATGTGGGCACGGGCGGTGGCGGTGGCGGCGGTGGATTTTTGATTGTGATTGTAGTGGTGGGGTTTATTGTGCTGCCCATCGCGTTTAATTATTTGCAGGGCGGCAGTCGTAGGTTTGACGGTTCAGCGGCGACGGGTAGCCAGAGCGAGCTGCTCAACGACATTGTCACCGTGACGCGCCTACAGATAGTGCTGCTAGCGGGGGCAAGAGATCTTCAGCGCGACCTCGATCGCATTGCTGTCAACGCTGACCTCACCACCCCGGCGGGGCTCGCATCTCAACTGCGCGAAACAGTGCTGGCGCTGCTGCGTCACCCCGACTACTGGACCCATGTGCGGGCTGAGTCGCAGACGGTGTCTAGGCGAGAGCGGGCATCAGAACTGTTTGAGCGGCTGTCGATTCAAGAGCGCAGCAAGTTCACTGTCGAAACTTTGGTAAATGTTGGCGGCGAGGTGCAGCGACGCACCATGCCCGGTGGTCCCAGCGGAGATGTGGCCTCGCACATTGTGGTGACGCTGCTGTTGGGTACAGCAGACGATCGCCCCCTGTTCGGCACCGTTAATTCTGTTACTGACCTAAAAGCGGTATTGCAGCGCTTAGGCTCTATTTCTCCTGCCTATTTGCTGGTCTACGAGTTGCTGTGGACACCCCAGGACCCCACCGATAGCCTGAGCGGCGATGAACTGCTCGCCAACTATCCCGACCTGGTCACGCTTTAG
- a CDS encoding Hsp20/alpha crystallin family protein, whose product MIIRRYLDPITEINAIRRQINEAFGDLTNEALTKTDWAPAIRLVDHGHEFVLTAHLVGVTAADLDVQVAADSVTIAGVRKAPEAPAEEGTQVLYDDTRYGSFQRMVNLPDAVQNDKVVADFTHGVLTLTLPKVVEARNKVVKISLGGNENPAIEAGEA is encoded by the coding sequence ATGATTATTCGTCGCTACTTAGACCCCATCACCGAAATCAACGCCATTCGTCGTCAGATCAACGAGGCCTTCGGCGACCTCACCAATGAAGCGTTGACTAAGACCGATTGGGCTCCTGCCATTCGCTTAGTTGACCACGGCCATGAGTTCGTGTTGACGGCTCACTTGGTAGGCGTTACCGCTGCCGACCTCGATGTGCAGGTAGCTGCTGATAGTGTAACCATTGCTGGCGTTCGCAAAGCCCCCGAAGCCCCCGCCGAAGAAGGCACCCAGGTGCTCTACGACGACACCCGCTACGGCAGCTTCCAGCGCATGGTCAATCTGCCCGATGCTGTGCAGAATGACAAAGTTGTGGCTGACTTTACCCATGGCGTGCTGACTCTGACCCTGCCCAAGGTGGTTGAAGCTCGCAATAAGGTGGTCAAAATCAGCCTAGGTGGCAACGAAAACCCTGCCATTGAAGCGGGTGAAGCCTAA
- a CDS encoding DUF2283 domain-containing protein, which produces MQITYDPDRDILQIAFNQREVGETARISPNLILDYDDDGMVVGLELREASRRVDSPLSVTFTVGDADLEKPQP; this is translated from the coding sequence ATGCAGATCACCTACGACCCCGATCGCGACATCCTGCAAATCGCCTTTAACCAGCGCGAAGTCGGCGAAACCGCCCGCATTTCGCCCAACCTCATTCTCGATTACGACGACGACGGCATGGTTGTGGGACTTGAGCTGCGCGAGGCCTCTCGCCGGGTTGATAGCCCCCTCTCGGTCACGTTTACCGTAGGCGACGCCGATCTCGAAAAGCCACAGCCGTAG